From a region of the Cucumis sativus cultivar 9930 chromosome 6, Cucumber_9930_V3, whole genome shotgun sequence genome:
- the LOC116404377 gene encoding uncharacterized protein LOC116404377: MEKTGTFTMDKKKLLQLVGKANSNLADVILKVGLFERSEIAWRDAKYAQIYEYLREEYEVTQRFGNLDFKLKFVEHNIHFLQEVLQNRKSDLLEWCIIGLLSIENIISLYEIVKDSTPMQL, from the exons ATGGAGAAAACAGGAACATTCACTATGGATAAGAAAAAGCTCCTTCAACTTGTTGGAAAGGCCAATTCAAATTTAGCAGATGTAATTCTCAAAGTTGGTCTTTTTGAGAG ATCAGAAATTGCGTGGAGGGATGCAAAATATGCTCAAATATATGAGTACCTTCGGGAAGAGTACGAGGTCACCCAGCGCTTTGGGAATctagatttcaaattgaagTTTGTGGAG CataacattcattttcttcaagaagtCCTCCAGAATAGGAAATCAGATCTCTTGGAATGGTGCATCATTGGCCTATTGAGCATTGAAAACATTATATCATTATATGAGATTGTTAAGGATTCAACTCCCATGCAACTCTGA